The genomic region cgccattgtGTGCAGCCAATTATACTATGCAAAGGGCATGTAAAACCCTCCCACCTCAGCATGCTAATAGTTCAGTCCTATGCTGCACAGATGGAGAACATGGTGGCAAACTCATTGGGCaacatttgctgctgctgcaaccCGCTTCCGTGGGGTACCGTTGAGAGGGGGAGTCACAAAGGAGCCAGTCGTAGTTCCATGATTCTAGGGCCAGTTTGAGGCCAGCCAGGCACAGAGTAGAGCAACCTAGTGGGTGCTTTAATCCTCTCCAGCTGGTGATGTCCACAAGGGGACTGTCTCTAGGCACTGTCTTGATAGCAAGGACAAGTAATAAGAAATGGTTTCTGATGGGGCGGATAGAGGTGTTTCTCACTCTTGTTATTGGTTCTCAGGCTCGTAGATGTTGGGTAAATTGTCAAGCTctggtcatttacacctgtgtacaGTGAGTGCAAATCAGAATCTTCCGCTCAGTGACATAGGTGTTTTTACAGGTATTTTGCACACAGGTCAATGCCTATGAGGTTCAtatgagtggagaatcaggctctgtcTAGTTTGTTAGTGTGCTTAGCTGGCCTGGCTTCTATCTGAAACGTATGTAGTAAAGGTATCAGCTAAGTGCATCTCAATGTTCCACCTGGTACTAATTTTAACTGTACTTTTGTTTACAGCACATAGGTTTCTAATATTTGCCCCTTCACTCTGTGTTTGATGTAGCTAGTGCATCCACCTCCAAGGTATCTTTGGTTCAAAACGCTGGTCTGATGTCTACAGAAGAACACAGTCCTGTCTAGACACTGAACCAAACACTGAGCTTGGAATACAGTCCTTGATGGAGCCTCCTTCTGAGCAGCTGTGGCCATTGAGAAAAACAATGCCAGAATGGGAAGGCACGGCAGGAATGACTgaagctgcaggaggagctggtaTCCCTGATAACAGGCCTTGACCACCACTTGGCACTCTGTGTGCCCGGCAGCGCAGCATGATTAGAATTGGGAGGAAGAGACTTTGGGCATCTTTCTTCTGCTTTACGGCcttcttttttcttcttgttACACTCCAGGTACTGTTAATCCTCAGATTGGGTAGCTGAGGAGTTCTAGtcggggaagggagggaaaagagaTGTATGTGGTTGCACTCCAACTGGTACACAATTCTGGCAGGACAAAGATGCCATTAAAGGCcctgaatattttcattaataaataACACTTTCAGAAGAATCCGTGTAAATAATTTCTATTAGTTGGGTACTTCACTGAGAGCacagggctagaggggaaagatAAATGAATTAATAACTTACTTACAAAACAAGGAGAAAAGACAAAACCCAAGGGCAAAGAATCACTGTGGGTAATAAGGGCTTAGAAAACTTTCAATGACACTAATAATTAGGGCATCTTGTATAAAAAATGAAGACAAAAGGCCACAATTCATTTAAAGTCTGATCTTtctacttttttattattattttttaattaaataataatttattattattatttataggcATTCATCAGTAGCCCTTCTCCTCCAGAGAAATGACATTTTGATCCATGTTTAAAGATGTCTAAAATCATTAATACGTTTGGACTCAGCTACTGACCTCAAACTGGGGCCAGGAAGCCCTGACACAGTTGACAGAGTTGAGAAAGTGTTCTCAGAGCTGGGTGTCTCCCGGAGCATTGCCTCCAATGCATTGACCTTCAAGCATAGTATCACAAAACTCCTAAATCCTGGCTGTTTGGACCTGCAGCCATTCCATAGTAGCCCGGGGCTTGTCATCTCCCATGAGATAGGTGGGGCCACCTGTTAAGTACTGGGACAGTAGACCACCAGGGAAACCTAGGCACTGCCGCAAATGGTGATGGTGACTCTTTCTTCCAAGTCCGTACTGACCCAATGGCCATTTATGGTGGTAGGAAGCACAGCGTCAGGCCAGCAAAAAAGTCTGATATGAAAGATAAATATGTTCATCTTTTCCCATGATATATAAATAATCTTACCTATTGCAGAGTATATTTAATTAGCGCATCTTTGGGCAGCAGAAAACAGGCTCATTCCTCCTGCAGTATCTTCAGGGcagttcctcctcttcccctggagAAAGCTGGGGCTTCAtttcccctttcccaccccaaaaTTGTTCTTCATCCTGCATTTTGCTGGTCCTCTTCTCCTGAAGTCTGAGaccctcctctctgccctccaGGATCTCTCTCAGTCTGCTGTGTGCCCACTTCCTTCCACCCAGAGCAGCTGGGAGGAGAGCAGTGGGACGTGGTTCTGCCTCACACCATGGCAGCCGGCACAGCTGAACCAGCATGGCAGTATCTTAATTTGCTGCTGGCTTAGACCAGACTGGCCTTTATTAATAGACAGCAACCATGGCTAATGTAAGTCAGTCTTGGCTTGCAGTCAGACTCCTCTAGGCTGCAGTCTCAATAgctctcacaagctaagcaggttCATTTGGTCTGGCCAGGAGTTGAATTATATAATCATAGATATTAGAGTGTaaccctcccccttgcccccaaCTATTAAGCAATCTCATCCTTCGCCCTGTGCACAAAGAACCATTTACAGTGCAACGGAACAAGGGTTTAGTGATCCTACAAAACCCTGGGGCAATTTTGTGTATTCTTGAGCGCCATCTACTTGCCTCTTCTCTTGTAATTTCACCGTTTCCTGACACCTCCCTTTTCTAGAGCACGCCTGTAACAGGCAGGGCTAGTTTTAAAAATGGGCCACCCTCCATTTTGTAAGTCTTTACCAGACAGACAGCAGAAAGTATATTATAAACCACTGGGGCCCCTCACCAGCTTCAAGCTGAATAATTCACTTTGTCTACTTAAATTCCCTTTACAGTTTCAAACGGGTATAGTATTTTTCACTTCCTATACTAAAACAGCCATGAACTGCTGCTCAATGCTAGTAAACAGCTGCCAACGTTCCCCAAGAGATGGCTGCGTTTCACTGACAAACTTTCCACAAGGAAATTAGCGTCTGCTAGCCAAACGCTGTGTCCCTGGCCATGCAAGTTATGATGTATGTGTTTTTCTCCAAAGGTGGTTCTTGAACTGGGCAAGTCTGAAAGGAAGATAAAAGTCTCCAGTTTACAAGATGGTTCATTAAAACTGGAGGAGCAGCAGAAACATGCATATCAGTTTTTTAATAAACAAGAACTCTACAGCAATACCAGGAGAGTTTTAGATGCGGACAGATACCCTATCCTGCTTTGGTGGTCCCCGCTGACTGGTGAGACTGGGAGGTTAGGTCAGTGTGGACAGGATGTCTGTTTCTTTACTATCAAGAGGACCTACCAGCATAATCACATGACAAAAGCCTTCCTCTTCTATGGTAAGGAATTGAGTCATTTTCAATGTGTGACTATTTCTCTGTTATTCCCCTGCTATTTCTCTGTTATAGATCAAGTACAGAGCAACTGTAAACCTTCACAGCAAAAGTTGTTAAAGTCTCTCTGGTGACAAAGTGCACTGGCAAGTATCTCCACTTGCACCtaaagtgcagttctactctgaaaagtgatccTGTGAAATGGCGTTGTGGAATTACTTGTGTATCGTCTCTCGCTGACTTCTAGATCAAATGTGCTCGGTTTACAGGTGACATGGACATTCTTCTCCCTGCCAGTCCTGAAAACTCAGCCCCAGATCTGAGAGTCAAGGTTGTTTCTTTCCTAGCCTCGCCCATTTGTCTTATGTGATACCACGCCATTCCCTTCCATGCCAAAGGGGTAGCGAGTTGACTGTGAGTGGAACTCACTAAACAATTATCATTGACGATGCCCAAAGAGTAGAATCTAGTTCTCTCTCTGAGCCGTGTTGGCTCTGCAGTCAAAAGCAGAAACAACATTTTTGTCACTAATATAAGCAGCTATAACTCAAAATGCATCAGTTAAGAAGCTGCAATTTGTACAGAGTTTCTTTTTAGAGAAAAACTGCATTTTATGCATTTAGTGCAAGGAAGATTTTTTTATTCTCTGACTGTAGGCTGCCGTCAACTAAAATATCTGATATTAGAAGACTATTTCAGGGTTCAGTACCTTGATTCATTAGCTCAGGGGGGCGCATGTagtttttgggttgttttttttattttttttgcaaaatgtgaACCACAGGAAACAACTGGCTTGTGATAATCAGTTAGCTTTATTTAACTGCAAACTTCCCACCTCTTCCATTCGGAGAGCTCTAAACTACACCAAATTCCAAAGGATAAGTAGGTCAGTTTAGTGTATTAGGGAGGCTGTGCTGAAGCATGAATGGGAAGAAAAAATTAGCAAAAGAATCAAAAACTGAcccattttaaataaaaggaaaccAAAGCTTACATCACATGTATACTATAAAGTCTGTGATATTTCTGGCCTATGACAGTGCTTCTGTTTGCCACCCCCAGCTCTAACAGAAATACAAGTGGCTCATTGGACCAAGCTTGGGGAGATGATTAAATATACTTAATTAAATTGGAATTaatatattagcaaaaagacCCTCCAAgtcctttttttaaatcatgacgACAGTGCACATTttgaaaccttttgcaaaggcaaattcaaaaaggtttgtttttaaaatagcagGGAATGATCTATCACGGCCAGTCAAGCCAGACTCCAAGCTCGCCTATTATATTAAATGCGGAAAAGAAACCCTATGTTAATGCAAGGTTGTCACATATTTAAACATAGGAAAGTTAAGGAATGCATAAAGCAAGCTCTCATGTTAGCATTAACTTGCCTTTATTGTACATTCTGGATAAGCTTCTCAGAAGGGCAGCCATCTCTTGGAGGGTGCAGTTTAGTACTGTGAAGTTTACACCTGCCATTGTCTTGTGGGTGGAAATCTGGGTGTTTGTATCTCAAGATCTCAACCTGCGGGCCGCTTGCAGCCCAGTCAGCAcagagctgtggcccatgtgacatcctcatgGCCATACagatgcggcccacaatggtaaataggttgcgAACCACAGCTCTAGATACCGGCCAGGGAATTGCATCCTCAAAGGAGGAgcgtccctgctctgcctctgaaATTTTTGCCTGTGGATATTCAGAAGATTTCGTGCCTTAAAGTGAAAGAAGGTGCTTTTCGGTGGAATTGCTTTACTAGCAATACTTGCTTTTGTTTATGGCGAGTCATCCCTCTTTACTCTCCCAGGCATCCTGTGTGGGTGACGTCTCGAAAGAGGCACTGCTGACCTGTCACAGAGGCCCACTCCTCTCCTCAGAGCTCAGGATTCTGTTCAAAAGGTGGAGAGTTGCCCCAACAGTGGATTTTACTCCTGCCCTTGGGAGGGTTTCCATGCAGTTCCCTTTTAAAAACTGGGATCACCGCGTTTACATTTGCAGGGAGAGCTCCTGCTTCCTGTGGATTTAGGAaccaactaagggtatgtctccactgcagtcaGAGATGTGATTGAAGCTAGGGTAGCCATTCTGGCTAGCTTTAATGACAAAAACAGCGGTATAGCTGTGGAGGAATGGACCCCAGCGTGGGCTAGTAATGTGACTATGTACGTAGGGTCCCACATGTGCTGAAACTCGCGCTTTGCatttacattgctatttttagccacacTAGCGCAagtaaagctagctcaggtatctCTCTTCTAGCTTCAGTCACACCCCGGATTGCAGTGGAGACAAACCCTCAGAAGGTTCTGCCAGGAGCCAAGGCGCTGGCTGCTAGAAGTGAACCTCTTGGCGGGGGTAGCGTCCCCACTACCAAAGCCGCAGACATGAGaattctaagggtacgtctacacggcAGTTATGGAGTGGGATTGCAGCTGATGTGGACATACCCAGACTAGCTTTAATCCAGCTGGCTTGAGCACTGGAGCTGAGACGCCAGGCAGTGCATGCTCAGTAGAGGCTGGGcatgcagcttcactgctctggtacctgagctagctagatgaAATCTacctcgggtatgtctacacgagcTGAAATGGCACCCggtgactgcagtgtagacataccttaagagcCAGGGGAGTTCTGCCCTGTCTACCCCTGGGGGATGAGACCCTGTGTGCAAGGTGCCTTCAAAGGAGCAGAGCCTTTTCATATCCCCCATTCCCCTCTGCATTTTGCCACGTATTACGGGTTTCCTAATTAATACTTTGGAGACTATAATTATGAGCGTTTTCCATCTTGTTCCACCTTCATCTCATCATAATCTTATGAATTCCTCTTTGTCCCACAGTGGCAGGTACTGTCATCATCTCTTTAATCCTTAAAAGTTCTTTGTCTACCAGCTTGACCAAGATTAAGTGTGTGCTATTGGAATCAGTCATTTCAGGGCTTTTACCTCAAGTACAGGCTTCCCTTTGCCTAATTCTCCTCTTCTCAGTTAGTCAGTTTTACACTCCCATTTCCATTCCCTCATCTCACTCTGCTTTCTCACATCCTCTTTATAGTCCCGTTTTTCTTGACACCTCCTCAAAGAGGAAGTGTACATGTAAAAGCCAGCGAAGTCAAGGTTACTCAGAAGTCTATGGTATTTCACTGTCCTCTACTCTTTAGCTCTTCCTAATACCACTTGAaagcatgttttaaaaataaaatagcccTCATGAGCTACTGTTCTAATAATTCAATGCTAGCAGCTCACATCGCAATAACACAGCGAAAACAGAAACAACGAGGATCATTTTCCTATGTGCAGTATGATGCCTCATCGTGGGAACATATGGTCACCACACAGAATCACATGTAAAAAGAAGAGGATACAGAAGGCTTTAGCTCCCCTGAATACCATCCATTGTCATTTATGGCTCTTGCACTATTGGTATTAGGATTTTATACTGCCCCCTATCACTGTAGGAGCTGGTTCGATTGAAGGGAGTGTCATTCTTATGATGGGAAGTCTTTTTCAAAGAATCAGGTCTTGCTGCGTTTCCTAAAGATGGTCAGACTTTGGCTTCACCTGATGACCTCTGGACGTTGTTTCATGGCCAGAGCCTCTCGATCGAGAATAATGATTAAAATATAATCTCCAAACTGCTAGCACTTAAACTACAATCAAATATATACCGTAGTCCCCAACCAATAAGGAGTTGtcctaatataatttttttaagcacTTTGCAGTTAATCCTAAAACACAAATCACAGACTTATCAAATGAACTTCACACAAGAAGTCCTGGAGCGAGAGCGTCTGATTTACCACCATGCTCTGGCTGCTTTGGGTCATTCTAGTGATGCAAAGCAGCCAAAAATCCAGTCGAAGGGGACAGTTGAAAGGCCAAGTTTATGGCTACTTTGCATTGTTGGAGTGGTCTGAGTGAATCTGTCCCAAATTTCCATTTGTCTGGATTAATTCTCTTATCTGTGATAACTCCTCGATATTTGGTTACTAAAGCTTTCGGAATAATGTCTTACtttttctttcagagtagcagccgtgttagtctgtatccgcaaaagaacaggagtacttgtggcaccttaacaaatttatttagtctctaaggtgccacaactactcctgttctttctacttTTTCTTATccttgggggttggggaaagtACAGTTACTTTAAAGGTAAATGGACACAAGCTCCAATAAGCATGTGTAATTATTGGGGTTACTGTGTACCCCAAACCATAGGGGTGCCACTAGCATGCCTGGTGTACCACATTTTGCAGGCAAGCACAGTAGGTGCTTCAGCAGGTAGGCCTTGTAGGCGCTAGCCCTGGTGGGACCCAATAGCCAATCAGACACATGGCTAAGGAAAGGTTTTtactagggctggcaggaaaggaGAAAGGTTGCCGATACCCTGGATACAGAGGCTTAGATACAGTTCAAAGTGAGCAATTGTGGTTCTTGTTTGGGCCCCTGTGGACAGTCCAACTGAGAGGCAGGGTGCTTCAGGCCTAGTGCCTGGGGGgccctctccagtccagtctGTACTCAAGCAAATAAGCATCTGCAGGCTTCCAAGCCAGGCTCAGTTAGTGTCCTTCATtgcactggctccctgcccagctgctgctgctcctccaaaAGCCCCACAGAGACCTGCACCCCGCTATGATGTCCAGCAGTCACAGCCTGTCCATTTGTGGCCCTGTCAACAGTTCCCAAGGCGTCTCTTCTGCTTCCTGCCACTGAGTGGCTCCCACTTCTGAGTCCCAAACGGGGCCCTGCCACATCCTTGTTCAGGACCTTAcctggccaggggaaggggatgtACAGCGAGGAGGAGGTGGATAGGAGTTGAAGTCCCCAGCTTTGCAGATCCACCACACATGATTCACCTTAATGGTAACTCGTATGCTCCAAGGCCTATAATCTGAGAACTTGGTTATACAAGACCATGTGGTACAGATACCCACATCCTCACACTAGTGTTTATTGTTGTGCTGTAATTGTTGGTTTCATAATTAGGACTATTGTATCTGGAATTTTATTTCGACTCTGTGGCCCATCGTTCCACAGAAGAAAGTAATCCTGTTATTTCTAAGTGTCTTACAACAATTAAAGATAACAACAAGTCCACTAAAATGCAAAATTAACACAATCCTTTTCAGCGTATCTAATCTAAAACACTGCTATTCCATTACAGAGTTTACTGGAAATATTAAGAGGCCAGTTGTGCCACCTTTACTTAtggtgagtagtaccttactacAGGACTAGTCCTTTTGCAGTCAACAGAACTTTACTACACATACAATCATATTCATTGTGAGTAACAGTGGCACAGCTAGGCCTGAAGTAATTTACAAGGGCCTTTTAcagtgatttaaatttttttttcctagTTCAATATATTAAGGATATGGCTAGTAACATTATTTGTGTTTGTCTAGGTACTGACTTTAATATAGATAGCTTACCCCTCCCTCGTAAACGCCATCACGACTGGGCCCTTTTCCATGAAGAGTCGCCCAAAAACAACTACAAGCTCTTCCACAAACCAACCATCACCTTGTTCAACCATACAGCTACCTTCAGTCGCCACTCCCATCTGCCGCTGACTACTCAGTATCTGGAGGGCATAGAGGTCATAAAGTCTCTGAGATACATGGTTCCGTTGCAAAAGAAGAATAGCTTGAGAAAAGGACTTGCACCGCTTGTGTATGTGCAGTCCGATTGCGACCCTCCTTCAGACCGGGACAGCTACGTGCGTGAGCTGATGAGCTACATCCAGGTGGACGCCTATGGTGAATGCTTGCATAACAGAGACCTTCCCCAGCACCTCAAAAACCCAGCCTCCATGGACGACGGTAACTTCTATAGAATACTTGCTCAGTACAAATTCATTCTTGCTTTTGAAAACGCAGTTTGCGAGGATTACATCACTGAAAAGCTCTGGAGGCCCCTCAAGTTGGGCGTGGTACCAGTGTACTATGGGTCCCCCAGCATTACAGACTGGCTTCCTAGCAATAAGAGTGCAATCCTTGTAACAAGATTTTCACATCCCAGGGAGCTGGCGCACTACATCAAGGCACTGGATACAAATGATCAAGAGTACGAGGCCTACCTAGAATGGAAAGTGAAAGGGGCCATCTCCAATCAACGACTGCTCGCTGCTATCCAAGAACGCAAATGGGGAGTCCAGGATATCACGCAGGACAATTATATTGATGTGTTTGAGTGCATGGTGTGTAATAGGGTGTGGGAAAACATCAGAAGGCAGGAAAAGGTACTCAACTCTCATTGGGTTTGGGGTTGTTTTCTTTGAAGTATAGCTAGCTTTGGCAAACAGAATCTGACTGATCTTCCAGCAGGGCTAAAACTCCGGTGCCATGCTGACATACACAGACTGATATACACTTTATTAGAGAACACTGCCTCATAAGTTCATCAGTTACAAACATGAGGGGCCACTTGTTAGGGTCAGAGAGTAGTTCTGTCTCCTGGGCCTCTCTCCTGGGATTACTAGTTGTGGTGGATTTTTCTGATAGGGACACAGCACACCTGGAATTAAACTAAAACCACAAACTCATTTAATGTCTGCCTCAATCATCATGCAGTAAAGATGGGCAGCCaccttttcaaaagtggccactgattgTAGATTCCACAGCAGTTTAGGTGTCCAATTTCAAGCACCAAGAATGGAGGTGCCCAAAAtctattttgaattttttcccctgggtCATTTATCAATATGGATTGAATTATTTTTACATCTGTTTATCCAAATCAGGAACTTTGCTTACATTTACATTATCACACAATCTGGCTTGTAATTCTGTATCTCCTCTGCTGTTTTCTACTGCGGCAGTCTGAACTGTAGCGCTTTCTCATCAGCCAGCAAGGGGAAACAGAAAACTCTTAGGAAGATGAACTGTACTCCTATGGAAAATGGGACTAAGAATACTCATGTTGTTTTCAGCTACTTGTCTGTTGATCATTAGTTAAACGGGAGTAAAAATTTTGCCATGCAAGTTATTGAGCATTCAGCTTATCTAGGATTGTCAGTTCTATGGAGCCTTTAACCTACTCTGCAAATTTCTGGTCAGACAACCTCTTTTTTGCTTAACCATGCAAGTGTAGGAAGCAGGTGTAGGAGAGAGTAACTATAgaactgaaagctgagattctcctagTTCCCACAT from Chrysemys picta bellii isolate R12L10 chromosome 6, ASM1138683v2, whole genome shotgun sequence harbors:
- the FUT10 gene encoding alpha-(1,3)-fucosyltransferase 10; this encodes MIRIGRKRLWASFFCFTAFFFLLVTLQVVLELGKSERKIKVSSLQDGSLKLEEQQKHAYQFFNKQELYSNTRRVLDADRYPILLWWSPLTGETGRLGQCGQDVCFFTIKRTYQHNHMTKAFLFYGTDFNIDSLPLPRKRHHDWALFHEESPKNNYKLFHKPTITLFNHTATFSRHSHLPLTTQYLEGIEVIKSLRYMVPLQKKNSLRKGLAPLVYVQSDCDPPSDRDSYVRELMSYIQVDAYGECLHNRDLPQHLKNPASMDDGNFYRILAQYKFILAFENAVCEDYITEKLWRPLKLGVVPVYYGSPSITDWLPSNKSAILVTRFSHPRELAHYIKALDTNDQEYEAYLEWKVKGAISNQRLLAAIQERKWGVQDITQDNYIDVFECMVCNRVWENIRRQEKGLSPRRWNAQVNHLSCPKPEAFLFSSPNIRWTSLQEMWIPSFEQSKKEAQALRQLVERNMNFTAQEFWTLVFKEETR